A genomic stretch from Chitinophaga lutea includes:
- a CDS encoding glycosyltransferase, which yields MRIAINAVPLLQDRLADTGNVRTEILYNLCRLHPDVEFVLINNRPLPPQRPLPANARIVELKPLAGGKLGRYLWREMQWPRQLKKLRADKILCIDDVLPVPEGMPAHLLLTRDAAVLDTVSASKNIRRYTGIALFSAFMREQLNQRFGGLDGRTLQLQPGVADVFKPVNWEEREDIKREFASGMEYFIALGSIDPSNNIIPLLKAFSMLKKRLLSSVKLVLAGQMTDAGEDIAEALHSYKFRDDVIWVQEPDDETLARLVAASYALVHTAGADGLAVPVYAAQRCDVPVVALYAGAAPEAGGDAALNALPADITDLSEKMGALYKDELLRGRLLAHITRVPGWEEAAKALGGSII from the coding sequence ATGAGAATAGCCATCAATGCCGTACCCCTGCTGCAAGACAGACTTGCAGACACCGGGAATGTGCGGACCGAAATATTATACAACCTGTGCCGGCTGCACCCCGATGTGGAGTTCGTGCTGATCAATAACCGCCCCCTGCCGCCGCAGCGCCCTTTGCCTGCCAACGCACGGATAGTGGAACTGAAGCCGCTGGCAGGCGGAAAGCTCGGGCGTTACCTCTGGCGGGAAATGCAGTGGCCGCGTCAGCTGAAAAAACTCAGGGCAGACAAAATACTGTGCATCGACGATGTGCTGCCCGTGCCGGAAGGCATGCCCGCCCACCTGCTGCTGACCCGGGATGCCGCGGTGCTCGATACCGTATCCGCTTCCAAAAACATCCGCCGGTACACCGGTATCGCGTTGTTTTCCGCGTTCATGCGCGAGCAGCTCAACCAGCGGTTCGGCGGGCTCGACGGGCGCACCCTGCAACTGCAGCCCGGTGTGGCGGACGTGTTCAAACCCGTCAACTGGGAAGAAAGGGAAGACATCAAACGCGAGTTTGCCAGCGGCATGGAGTACTTCATTGCGCTGGGCAGCATCGACCCTTCCAATAACATCATTCCGCTTCTGAAAGCTTTTTCCATGCTGAAGAAGCGGCTGCTGTCGAGCGTAAAGCTCGTGCTGGCCGGGCAGATGACCGATGCCGGGGAAGACATCGCCGAAGCGCTGCACTCCTATAAGTTCCGCGACGACGTGATATGGGTGCAGGAGCCCGACGATGAAACGCTGGCCCGGCTGGTGGCCGCCTCTTATGCCCTGGTGCATACCGCCGGGGCCGATGGTCTCGCTGTACCCGTGTATGCGGCACAGCGGTGCGACGTACCGGTAGTGGCGCTGTATGCCGGCGCCGCGCCCGAAGCCGGCGGAGACGCCGCGCTTAACGCCCTCCCGGCCGATATTACCGACCTTTCCGAGAAGATGGGCGCGTTGTACAAAGACGAACTGCTCCGGGGCCGGTTACTCGCCCATATCACCCGGGTGCCGGGCTGGGAAGAAGCCGCAAAGGCCCTCGGTGGCAGCATTATCTGA
- a CDS encoding ABC transporter permease, producing MSSSASSFQQQAWKRLRRNKGAMAGLVVIALALLAGIFAYFIAPDHTPYANGMVLEISGQKPGFKIDMLALRKAQEPPRRSWFHRLVYGQEAAVTVIPLKGWAFAGDSIRVEQYVDEATTLTQSYALAQVLYGKDSVITDLPAAQQTVREEHLQTRRYWLGTDKFGRDILSRLLVGTRVSLSVGSIAVIISLTIGIFLGAVAGYFRGVTDDAVMWLINVIWSVPTLLLVFAITLALGKGFWQVFVAVGLTMWVSVARIIRGQVLGLRELQFVEATRALGYGHVRTISRHILPNILGPVMVVAAGNFATAIVVEAGLSFLGVGVQPPQPSWGLMIKENYNFIITHNPLLALAPGFAIMLLVLAFNLLGNGLRDAMDVKGRI from the coding sequence ATGAGCAGTTCCGCATCATCTTTTCAACAGCAGGCATGGAAGCGCTTACGGCGTAACAAAGGTGCTATGGCCGGTTTGGTGGTGATTGCGCTGGCCCTGCTGGCCGGCATCTTTGCCTACTTCATCGCCCCGGATCATACGCCTTACGCCAACGGCATGGTGCTCGAAATCAGCGGGCAGAAACCCGGTTTCAAAATCGACATGCTGGCGTTGCGGAAGGCGCAGGAACCTCCGCGGCGCAGCTGGTTTCACCGCCTCGTGTACGGGCAGGAAGCCGCCGTCACCGTCATTCCGCTGAAAGGCTGGGCCTTCGCCGGCGACTCGATCCGCGTGGAGCAATACGTGGATGAAGCCACCACGCTGACCCAAAGTTACGCACTGGCGCAGGTGCTGTACGGAAAAGACAGCGTTATCACCGACCTGCCCGCCGCGCAGCAAACCGTGCGCGAAGAACATCTGCAAACGCGCCGTTACTGGCTGGGCACAGACAAATTCGGCCGCGACATTCTCAGCCGCCTGCTCGTTGGCACGCGCGTAAGTCTCAGCGTAGGCAGCATCGCCGTGATCATTTCCCTCACCATCGGTATTTTCCTCGGCGCCGTGGCCGGCTACTTCCGGGGCGTAACGGACGATGCGGTGATGTGGCTCATCAACGTGATCTGGAGCGTGCCCACGCTGCTGCTGGTTTTCGCCATCACGCTGGCGCTCGGCAAAGGTTTCTGGCAGGTGTTCGTGGCCGTTGGCCTCACCATGTGGGTGAGCGTGGCCCGTATTATCCGCGGCCAGGTGCTGGGCCTGCGCGAGCTGCAATTCGTGGAAGCCACCAGGGCGCTCGGGTACGGCCATGTGCGCACCATCTCCCGTCACATTTTGCCCAACATCCTCGGCCCCGTTATGGTCGTGGCCGCCGGCAATTTCGCCACCGCCATCGTGGTGGAGGCCGGCCTCAGCTTCCTCGGCGTGGGCGTACAGCCCCCGCAGCCGTCGTGGGGGCTGATGATCAAAGAAAACTACAACTTCATCATCACCCACAATCCCCTGCTGGCACTCGCGCCCGGCTTCGCCATCATGCTCCTGGTACTGGCGTTCAACCTGTTGGGGAACGGCCTGAGAGACGCGATGGACGTGAAGGGCCGCATATAA
- a CDS encoding terpene synthase family protein: MLSLQLPQIYCPFPSMLNPFAKEAEKHTADWVSRFELVKSEKAWERFRRAKFAMLSARAFPTAGRFELCIAAEFNTWLFLLDDKNDESMFGKLDYLQMVHSFVTMILQNNVVVAPDEGMPLANSFADLWKRMKRIGSAAWQKRFVKSMTDYLDACLWEVENRIQHKAPAVADYIEKRPYTGALFADIELIEVLESIYLPDEVRTHETVVQLSLACNNVVCWANDLFSFDKERRQGDVHNLVVVLKEERGLTLEAAINEAARMHDAEVRRFISLSESLPAFGEETNDELQRYITVLKAWMRANLDWSFGDTARYRMNITETASGNWAISRL, from the coding sequence ATGCTATCCCTTCAACTCCCGCAGATCTACTGCCCGTTCCCTTCTATGCTCAATCCCTTCGCCAAAGAAGCTGAAAAACACACCGCCGACTGGGTAAGCCGCTTTGAGTTGGTTAAATCTGAAAAAGCCTGGGAGCGTTTCCGCCGGGCTAAATTCGCCATGCTGTCCGCCAGGGCCTTCCCCACGGCAGGCCGGTTCGAGCTTTGCATCGCAGCGGAATTCAACACCTGGTTGTTTTTGCTCGACGACAAAAACGACGAATCGATGTTCGGAAAGCTGGATTACCTCCAAATGGTGCATTCGTTCGTGACCATGATCCTGCAGAACAACGTGGTGGTGGCGCCCGACGAAGGCATGCCGCTGGCCAACAGTTTCGCCGATCTGTGGAAACGCATGAAACGCATCGGCAGCGCCGCCTGGCAAAAACGTTTCGTCAAAAGCATGACGGACTACCTCGACGCGTGCCTTTGGGAAGTGGAAAACCGCATCCAGCACAAAGCACCGGCCGTAGCGGACTACATCGAGAAACGCCCTTACACGGGCGCCCTCTTTGCAGACATTGAGCTCATCGAAGTACTGGAAAGCATCTATCTGCCGGACGAAGTACGCACCCACGAAACCGTGGTGCAGCTGTCGCTCGCCTGCAACAACGTGGTATGCTGGGCCAACGACCTGTTTTCGTTTGACAAGGAACGCCGCCAGGGCGACGTGCACAACCTGGTAGTGGTTTTAAAAGAAGAAAGGGGGCTGACGCTGGAAGCCGCCATCAACGAGGCCGCCCGCATGCACGATGCGGAAGTGCGGCGCTTTATTTCCCTCAGCGAATCGCTGCCCGCCTTCGGCGAAGAAACGAACGACGAGCTGCAGCGCTACATTACCGTTCTGAAAGCATGGATGAGAGCAAATCTTGACTGGAGCTTCGGCGACACCGCACGTTACCGGATGAACATCACTGAAACTGCCAGCGGTAACTGGGCGATTTCACGCCTGTAA
- a CDS encoding glycosyltransferase yields MLSYSYGWRRLKTFNPAAHAYTFSTKVSVIIPARDEEKNLPPLLEALQQQSYPANLFEVIVVDDFSDDGTPDFVKYFPASNVRLIRMSDHISKTQRLNSYKKKAIELAISQASGHLIVTTDADCVMGPKWLETIVKFYETYHPRFIAAPVAYHHEDDFFKKLQSLDFMTMQGITGSVAYLQTGTMCNGANLAYEKTAFEEVGGFTGIDMIASGDDMLLMYKIYHAYPDGVMYLKSRDAIVRTLPVDTVSGFMQQRIRWSSKADKYEDKRITRVLVLVYIWNVILVLLALVAIFNPLLWPWLLGILVYKVVLELFFLAPVAAFFNKLNLLAWFVPGQPFHIVYVVAAGWLGKFGSYEWKGRQVK; encoded by the coding sequence ATGCTGTCTTACAGCTACGGCTGGAGACGGCTGAAAACATTCAACCCCGCTGCCCATGCTTATACCTTCAGCACCAAAGTTTCTGTCATTATCCCCGCCCGCGATGAGGAAAAGAACCTGCCGCCCCTGCTCGAAGCCCTGCAACAGCAGAGCTACCCGGCCAACCTTTTTGAAGTGATCGTGGTGGATGATTTTTCTGACGACGGTACGCCGGACTTCGTGAAATATTTCCCGGCCAGCAACGTGCGCCTCATCCGCATGAGCGATCACATCAGCAAAACGCAACGGCTCAATTCGTACAAGAAAAAAGCCATCGAACTGGCCATCAGCCAGGCTTCCGGCCACCTCATCGTAACAACGGACGCAGATTGTGTGATGGGCCCCAAATGGCTGGAAACCATCGTCAAGTTTTACGAAACATATCATCCCCGCTTCATCGCCGCGCCGGTAGCCTATCATCACGAGGATGACTTTTTCAAGAAGCTGCAGTCGCTCGACTTTATGACCATGCAGGGCATCACCGGCTCGGTGGCCTACCTGCAAACGGGCACCATGTGCAACGGCGCCAACCTCGCCTACGAAAAAACGGCCTTCGAAGAAGTAGGCGGTTTTACGGGCATCGATATGATTGCTTCCGGCGACGATATGCTGCTCATGTATAAAATCTATCACGCTTACCCGGACGGGGTGATGTACCTGAAAAGCCGCGACGCCATCGTGCGCACGCTGCCGGTAGATACGGTGTCGGGCTTCATGCAGCAGCGCATCCGCTGGTCGTCCAAGGCGGACAAGTATGAAGACAAAAGGATCACCCGTGTACTGGTGCTCGTGTACATCTGGAACGTGATTCTCGTGCTGCTGGCGCTGGTGGCGATCTTCAACCCGCTGCTCTGGCCCTGGCTGCTGGGCATCCTGGTATACAAAGTTGTGCTCGAGCTCTTTTTCCTGGCCCCCGTGGCGGCCTTCTTCAATAAGCTGAACCTGCTGGCCTGGTTCGTACCGGGACAACCGTTCCACATCGTCTACGTAGTAGCGGCGGGATGGTTGGGCAAGTTTGGATCGTATGAATGGAAGGGACGCCAGGTAAAATAG
- a CDS encoding alpha/beta fold hydrolase — protein MEFLLSYQQSEFSGSVTGSGEELLICFHGFGERASHFRCMEAGLGNIFTIVALDMPFHGNTVWRENRPLEKTDLTALTEKILEKFGKQTFSLMGYSMGGRLALCIIEQLASRVKHLVLVAPDGLKNNPWHMFATQTRLGNRIFSYNTHHPAVFFRLLTLWRRWGFLNESVYKFAYHRMDKPEKRLLVYNVWTIMRRMMPRVKHCKKLMAQYGIDTVLAFGRYDRVIPPVIGERFADGSFPCKILVLEKGHQLLSEELGFIIRKNIRS, from the coding sequence ATGGAATTTTTACTCTCATACCAGCAAAGCGAGTTTTCCGGGAGCGTTACCGGATCGGGGGAGGAATTGCTGATCTGCTTCCACGGTTTCGGTGAGCGGGCATCGCACTTTCGTTGTATGGAGGCGGGTTTGGGCAATATATTCACTATCGTTGCGTTAGATATGCCCTTTCACGGAAACACCGTCTGGAGGGAAAACCGGCCGCTGGAGAAAACAGACCTGACGGCGCTGACGGAAAAAATATTGGAAAAATTCGGCAAACAAACTTTCTCCCTTATGGGTTATAGTATGGGAGGAAGACTGGCTTTGTGTATCATTGAACAGCTGGCTTCGCGGGTAAAGCACCTCGTACTGGTTGCGCCGGACGGTCTCAAGAACAACCCCTGGCATATGTTCGCTACCCAAACCAGATTGGGGAACCGGATCTTTTCGTACAATACCCACCACCCGGCTGTGTTTTTCCGGTTGCTTACCTTATGGCGGCGTTGGGGGTTCCTGAATGAAAGTGTGTACAAATTCGCTTACCACAGAATGGATAAGCCGGAAAAACGGCTGCTCGTCTACAACGTATGGACCATCATGCGAAGGATGATGCCCCGGGTGAAACACTGCAAAAAGCTGATGGCACAGTATGGGATCGATACGGTACTGGCGTTCGGCAGGTACGACCGGGTGATTCCTCCCGTGATCGGAGAACGGTTTGCAGACGGTTCGTTCCCCTGCAAAATACTGGTACTGGAGAAAGGGCATCAATTATTATCGGAAGAATTAGGATTTATCATCAGAAAAAACATCAGGAGCTAG
- a CDS encoding acyl-CoA dehydrogenase family protein has translation METAVNSKAALKGAEFLVKESSPADIFIPEDFSEEQAMIREMAEQFVAKEVTPVLERLDKLEEGLMPSLLEKAGEQGLLGAAFPEAYGGLGKDFITATLINEALGAGHSFSVAMAAHTGIGSLPILYFGTDAQKEKYIPKLATGEMKGAYALTEPNSGSDALSAKTTARLTEDGKHYLLNGQKIWITNSGFADVFTVFAKIDGDKFTAFIVDKGTPGFTLGVEEHKMGIKGSSTRQIYFQDAKVPVENVLGEIGKGHLIAFNILNIGRLKLCAAAQGGAKGSLDITIQYANTREQFKQPIAKFGAIQHKLAEMAIRIWVCESALYRTAQLIDQKEHELLAEGKSFGEASLGAAEEYAVECAMLKVNGSEVLDYVVDEGVQIHGGNGFSDEYVISKAYRDSRINRIFEGTNEINRLLTLDMTLKRAMKGRLDLMTPATNVMKELMSIPDFGSDDEDAFAKEKKLVANMKKAILMAAGGAVQKLMMKLDTEQEILMNIADMAIETFVCESALLRLIKLTEQKGADAVSLQADMVRTYLNDAADRVNKSGKDAINGFAEGDEQRMMLLGLKRFTKTEPFNSKEARRRIAAKLIADNRYTFS, from the coding sequence ATGGAAACCGCAGTAAACAGCAAAGCTGCCCTCAAAGGTGCAGAGTTCCTCGTGAAAGAGAGTTCGCCTGCCGACATTTTTATCCCGGAAGATTTTTCGGAAGAGCAGGCTATGATCCGTGAAATGGCCGAACAATTTGTTGCCAAAGAAGTAACGCCCGTGCTGGAGCGGCTCGATAAGCTGGAGGAGGGCCTGATGCCTTCCCTGCTGGAGAAGGCCGGCGAACAGGGCCTGCTGGGTGCTGCTTTTCCGGAAGCGTACGGCGGTCTCGGCAAAGACTTTATCACCGCCACCCTCATCAATGAAGCGCTCGGCGCAGGGCATTCCTTTTCCGTGGCCATGGCCGCGCATACCGGCATCGGCTCGCTGCCCATCCTTTATTTCGGTACCGACGCACAGAAGGAAAAATATATTCCCAAACTGGCCACCGGCGAAATGAAAGGCGCTTACGCCCTTACGGAGCCCAACTCCGGCTCCGACGCCCTGAGCGCCAAAACCACCGCCAGGCTCACGGAAGACGGGAAACACTACCTGCTCAACGGGCAGAAAATATGGATCACCAACTCCGGCTTCGCCGACGTGTTCACCGTTTTCGCGAAAATAGACGGCGATAAATTCACCGCCTTCATCGTCGATAAAGGCACGCCGGGCTTTACGCTGGGCGTGGAAGAACATAAAATGGGCATCAAAGGCTCCTCCACCCGCCAGATCTATTTCCAGGACGCGAAGGTGCCCGTGGAAAATGTACTGGGAGAAATCGGCAAAGGTCACCTTATTGCGTTCAACATCCTCAACATCGGCCGCCTGAAACTCTGCGCCGCGGCGCAGGGCGGCGCCAAAGGCAGCCTGGACATCACCATCCAGTACGCCAATACCCGCGAACAGTTCAAACAGCCCATCGCCAAATTCGGCGCCATCCAGCATAAACTGGCGGAAATGGCTATCCGCATCTGGGTATGCGAATCCGCCCTTTACCGCACCGCGCAGCTGATCGACCAGAAAGAACATGAGCTGCTGGCGGAAGGCAAATCCTTCGGCGAAGCCTCCCTCGGCGCCGCGGAAGAATACGCCGTGGAATGCGCCATGCTGAAAGTAAACGGTTCCGAAGTGCTGGATTATGTAGTGGATGAAGGCGTGCAGATACATGGCGGCAACGGGTTCAGCGACGAATACGTGATTTCGAAAGCCTACCGCGATTCCCGCATCAACCGCATCTTCGAAGGCACCAACGAAATCAACCGCCTGCTGACGCTCGACATGACGCTCAAGCGCGCCATGAAGGGCCGCCTCGACCTGATGACGCCGGCCACCAACGTAATGAAGGAACTGATGAGCATTCCCGACTTCGGCAGCGACGATGAAGATGCTTTCGCCAAGGAAAAGAAACTCGTCGCCAATATGAAAAAGGCCATCCTCATGGCTGCCGGCGGCGCCGTACAGAAACTGATGATGAAGCTCGACACCGAGCAGGAAATACTGATGAACATCGCAGACATGGCCATCGAAACCTTCGTGTGCGAAAGCGCCCTGCTGCGCCTCATCAAACTCACGGAACAAAAAGGGGCCGATGCCGTATCGCTGCAGGCGGATATGGTGCGCACCTATCTCAACGACGCGGCCGACCGCGTCAACAAATCCGGCAAAGACGCCATCAACGGCTTCGCGGAAGGCGACGAACAGCGCATGATGCTGCTGGGGCTGAAACGTTTCACCAAAACGGAGCCTTTCAACAGCAAGGAAGCACGCCGTCGCATCGCAGCCAAACTGATCGCGGACAACCGGTATACGTTTTCGTGA